A portion of the Desulfurispora thermophila DSM 16022 genome contains these proteins:
- a CDS encoding spore coat associated protein CotJA — MFIRPVRLPEFKPAREPSWRNNIFTESGNQQCNHNDQQLARAYVPVQTWTTTYSPQEGLSKGTIFPDLYRPYICRD; from the coding sequence ATGTTCATCAGACCTGTTCGTTTACCCGAGTTTAAACCGGCTCGAGAACCGTCCTGGCGTAACAACATCTTTACAGAAAGCGGCAATCAGCAATGCAACCACAACGATCAGCAACTGGCCAGAGCCTATGTACCAGTGCAAACATGGACTACAACATACTCGCCGCAGGAAGGCCTGAGCAAAGGTACTATCTTTCCTGATCTTTACCGGCCTTACATTTGCCGCGATTAA
- the glgP gene encoding alpha-glucan family phosphorylase — MFAYRTVSVKPKLPAAIARLQELANNFWYAWHKQGRQLFKRINEELWEEVGHNPVKFLLHVRESDLQRAAEDEDYLRYYQQVLDDYDAYHNARLWFDRKYPEYRGEVVAYFSAEFGLHESHPIYSGGLGLLAGDHLKSASDLGLPLVGVGLLYKHGYFNQIINREGRQEASYPYHNFFERPMQQMLTPEGKEALVYVDLPGRRVFARLWRCWVGRVSLLLLDCDITLNSPEDRKITAQLYGGDVEMRICQEIMLGIGGVRALRALGIEPAAWHINEGHAAFLTLERLREMVEAGMKLAEAKELVRSNTLFTTHTPVPAGHDLFTAELIDKYFYPFYESMGIEREDLLELGWDESRRMFNMTLLAMRMATFCNGVSKLHGQVSRQMFSYLYPGIPVEEIPIGHITNGIHTLTWLAQELKDLYTIYLGEDWENHITDPGIWRNIEDIPDTLLWAVHQSLKEKMLHFARNNIKQQRLRNQEAAQAVKEVEQYLRPDVFTVGFARRFATYKRANLLFQDLERLSRLVNHPQYPVQFIFAGKAHPADVAGQELIKLIYDVSRQEPFRGKIVLLENYDMLMARHLVQGVDVWLNTPRRPLEASGTSGQKAAANGVINLSVLDGWWPEGYTGDNGFVVGEVKDYVSEELQDRDDCFSLYAVLEEQILPLYYYHDGGIPKKWVKLMKRSLITISPFFNTDRMVMEYTRNYYVPCMRRWQYFNSPGSRAVQELCAYKEHISRNWSQVQVKVEEVFVCQQELIAEGEQQGYSPGEQCLVERGMHLGEELKILAGVTLGNILPEQVMVEIVYGLVAEGGLKELQAVPMQQQEFRDGRYLYMGKLLLPQGTYGFTVRVRPHYKDFVHRFDLPLVVWSERF, encoded by the coding sequence ATGTTTGCCTACCGCACAGTGTCGGTGAAGCCCAAGCTGCCGGCGGCCATAGCACGTTTACAAGAATTGGCCAACAACTTCTGGTACGCCTGGCACAAACAGGGGCGGCAACTGTTCAAACGTATTAATGAAGAATTGTGGGAGGAAGTGGGGCACAATCCGGTCAAGTTTTTGCTGCATGTCCGGGAGAGTGACCTACAGCGGGCGGCAGAAGATGAGGACTATTTACGTTATTACCAGCAGGTATTGGATGATTATGATGCTTACCATAATGCTCGGTTGTGGTTTGACCGGAAGTATCCCGAGTACCGGGGAGAGGTGGTGGCCTACTTCAGTGCAGAATTCGGACTACATGAATCGCATCCCATCTATTCGGGTGGTCTGGGCCTGCTGGCCGGCGATCATTTGAAGTCGGCCAGCGATCTGGGACTGCCGCTGGTGGGGGTGGGACTTTTATACAAGCACGGTTATTTCAACCAGATAATCAACCGGGAGGGCAGACAGGAGGCCAGCTATCCGTACCACAACTTCTTTGAACGGCCCATGCAGCAGATGCTGACGCCGGAAGGCAAGGAAGCTTTGGTTTATGTGGACCTGCCCGGGCGGCGGGTTTTTGCCCGCCTTTGGCGGTGCTGGGTGGGTCGGGTTAGCTTGCTCTTGTTGGATTGTGATATTACGCTCAATTCGCCGGAGGACCGCAAGATCACAGCTCAGCTCTATGGCGGGGACGTGGAAATGCGTATTTGTCAGGAAATTATGTTGGGTATAGGCGGGGTACGCGCCCTGCGGGCTCTGGGCATTGAGCCGGCAGCCTGGCATATTAATGAAGGGCACGCAGCATTTTTAACACTGGAGAGGTTGCGGGAGATGGTGGAGGCTGGAATGAAACTGGCGGAAGCCAAAGAGCTGGTGCGCAGCAATACCCTTTTTACCACCCACACTCCGGTGCCGGCCGGGCATGATTTGTTTACTGCCGAGCTGATTGATAAATATTTTTATCCTTTTTACGAGAGCATGGGGATTGAGCGGGAAGATCTGTTGGAGCTGGGTTGGGATGAATCCCGGCGCATGTTCAACATGACTCTGCTGGCCATGCGCATGGCAACCTTTTGCAATGGGGTGAGCAAGCTGCACGGACAGGTTTCCCGCCAAATGTTCAGTTATCTCTATCCCGGTATTCCTGTGGAGGAAATACCAATCGGGCATATTACCAACGGCATTCATACACTGACCTGGCTGGCGCAGGAATTGAAAGACCTGTACACCATCTATTTGGGAGAGGACTGGGAAAACCATATTACCGATCCCGGTATCTGGCGTAATATTGAAGATATTCCCGATACGCTGCTCTGGGCGGTACACCAGTCCTTGAAAGAAAAAATGCTGCACTTTGCCCGGAACAACATCAAACAGCAGCGTTTGCGCAACCAGGAAGCCGCTCAGGCGGTAAAGGAGGTGGAACAATATTTGCGTCCCGATGTGTTCACCGTGGGGTTTGCCCGCCGTTTTGCCACCTACAAGCGGGCCAACCTGCTTTTTCAGGATTTGGAGCGCTTAAGCCGCCTGGTAAACCATCCCCAGTATCCGGTGCAGTTTATTTTTGCCGGCAAGGCCCACCCGGCGGACGTTGCCGGTCAGGAACTGATTAAGCTGATTTATGATGTTTCCCGTCAGGAGCCATTCCGGGGCAAAATAGTCCTGCTGGAAAATTACGACATGCTGATGGCCCGGCATTTGGTGCAGGGGGTTGATGTATGGCTGAATACGCCCCGCCGTCCGCTGGAGGCCAGTGGCACCAGCGGCCAGAAGGCGGCTGCCAACGGGGTGATTAATCTCAGCGTTCTGGATGGCTGGTGGCCGGAAGGTTACACGGGAGACAATGGTTTTGTGGTGGGAGAAGTAAAAGACTATGTCAGTGAGGAACTGCAGGACCGGGATGATTGTTTTTCCCTCTATGCCGTGCTGGAAGAGCAAATATTGCCGCTCTATTACTACCACGACGGTGGTATTCCTAAGAAATGGGTTAAGTTGATGAAGCGTTCCCTGATCACCATATCGCCGTTTTTCAATACCGACAGGATGGTGATGGAGTACACCAGAAACTACTATGTGCCATGTATGAGGAGATGGCAATACTTTAACTCACCGGGTAGTCGGGCTGTGCAAGAGCTTTGCGCGTACAAGGAACATATTTCCAGAAACTGGTCCCAGGTGCAGGTGAAGGTGGAAGAAGTGTTTGTCTGTCAGCAGGAACTGATTGCCGAGGGCGAACAGCAAGGTTATAGTCCCGGAGAGCAATGTCTGGTGGAGAGAGGGATGCACCTGGGGGAAGAGTTGAAAATACTGGCCGGGGTAACATTGGGCAACATTCTGCCCGAGCAGGTAATGGTGGAAATTGTTTACGGGTTGGTAGCCGAGGGTGGCCTAAAAGAGCTGCAGGCAGTGCCCATGCAACAGCAGGAATTCAGGGACGGTCGGTATTTATATATGGGCAAATTGCTTCTACCCCAGGGAACATACGGTTTTACGGTACGCGTGCGACCACACTATAAAGACTTTGTGCACAGGTTTGATTTGCCTCTGGTAGTCTGGTCCGAGCGCTTTTAA
- a CDS encoding AMP-binding enzyme, with the protein MTSNLPLSTHPLEATAQGQMLTRQLEEIFYQHAGVGEVVAIIVPNTGDHITLAAFIVPANNQITAQDLQLHLQNHAQDLPPEMKVLIEILDDIPKTPSGKCQKQRLLHTLQHRLQQEI; encoded by the coding sequence ATGACTAGCAATCTACCTCTTTCCACCCATCCGCTGGAAGCTACAGCCCAGGGCCAAATGTTAACCCGCCAACTGGAAGAGATTTTTTACCAGCACGCAGGCGTGGGCGAAGTTGTGGCGATCATTGTGCCCAATACAGGTGACCATATTACCCTGGCAGCTTTTATTGTACCAGCCAACAATCAGATTACGGCTCAGGATTTACAATTACATCTGCAAAACCATGCCCAAGACCTTCCCCCAGAGATGAAAGTCTTGATTGAAATCCTGGATGACATCCCCAAAACACCCAGTGGCAAATGTCAGAAACAAAGACTGCTGCACACCTTGCAGCATAGATTGCAGCAGGAAATATGA